The following coding sequences lie in one Eubacterium ventriosum genomic window:
- a CDS encoding family 16 glycoside hydrolase, protein MKRHLISLILTVVLVVGGVNVIPAGTKDVSAAMQLNDFEPYYNVDLATKGNKISQGAKSGHGWSENEDGIITDGNDVWWVGGADLSPELSVLRYKLKEYKDFSFSVEFKNQYKEGEIRYGAMIGFGTKVNADGSINGWNGEDTGVWMKPCMGNVIKLAGTFKDIKSGNKQAKVQWTDDVEGLNIADEKWHTMKLEVKEGIMKILVDGKQAWANQPLAVSDSYNGGYLFLASNNGGTQFKNIEIKECKSVLADFEPYYNVDLGPGNIISQGAKSGHGWSENEDGTITDGNDVWWVGGADLSTELSVLRYKLKEYKDFSLSVEFKNNIRGDYKEDGTKKDNWEVRYGAFVGFGIKDSEGGITGWKGNGTGTFIKPFGPRCVMMAGSFDDKNSGKHCELVQWDTWLDKSVDLANDDWHTMKLQVNKGSIKITVDEQQAWPTQPLGYSDWYKGGYVVIGSNNGGTQFRNIQISEVKKPSVQIDGKKVEISDGKVTLGDAKYGYLCDGKMYAPNTTVEVVDGMTFTSVNELSVTMADGAGIRYIGNEEGTGGIRFQARIASDNMAAVASSAITEGTLITAKDINDAFKEELTLTYSHDKINVKNSGWFNGEIGTYCGSICRVNELNYIRDFTARAYVTINYENADAVTIYSSMGPERNISDIAKEVKRQGYPGIAEEYWSVINSFIK, encoded by the coding sequence ATGAAGAGACATTTAATATCTTTGATTTTAACAGTTGTATTAGTCGTAGGTGGAGTAAATGTTATTCCGGCAGGGACAAAAGATGTGTCTGCAGCTATGCAGTTAAATGATTTTGAACCATATTATAATGTTGACTTAGCGACAAAAGGAAATAAAATTTCACAGGGAGCAAAAAGTGGACATGGTTGGAGTGAAAATGAGGATGGAATTATTACAGACGGAAATGATGTCTGGTGGGTAGGCGGAGCTGATTTATCTCCAGAATTATCAGTATTACGATATAAATTAAAAGAATATAAAGATTTTTCGTTTTCGGTTGAATTTAAGAATCAATATAAAGAGGGAGAGATACGATATGGAGCCATGATTGGATTTGGAACAAAAGTTAATGCTGATGGTTCTATAAACGGTTGGAATGGTGAGGATACTGGAGTCTGGATGAAGCCTTGCATGGGAAATGTAATTAAATTAGCAGGAACATTTAAGGATATAAAGAGTGGAAATAAACAGGCAAAGGTACAGTGGACTGACGATGTTGAAGGGCTTAATATTGCGGATGAAAAGTGGCATACAATGAAGCTGGAAGTCAAAGAAGGAATTATGAAGATTTTGGTAGATGGAAAGCAGGCATGGGCAAATCAGCCATTGGCAGTTAGTGATAGTTATAATGGCGGTTATTTGTTCCTGGCATCAAATAATGGTGGCACACAGTTTAAAAATATTGAGATAAAAGAATGCAAAAGTGTTTTGGCGGATTTTGAACCATATTATAATGTTGACTTAGGGCCTGGAAATATAATTTCACAGGGAGCAAAAAGTGGACATGGTTGGAGTGAAAATGAGGATGGAACTATTACAGACGGAAATGATGTCTGGTGGGTAGGCGGAGCTGATTTATCTACAGAATTATCAGTATTACGCTATAAATTAAAAGAATATAAAGATTTTTCACTTTCGGTTGAATTTAAGAACAATATTAGAGGCGACTATAAAGAAGACGGTACAAAGAAAGATAACTGGGAAGTAAGATATGGTGCTTTTGTTGGTTTTGGCATAAAGGATAGTGAAGGTGGCATTACAGGATGGAAAGGTAATGGAACGGGAACTTTTATAAAACCTTTTGGACCAAGATGTGTAATGATGGCTGGAAGTTTTGACGACAAAAACAGTGGAAAACATTGTGAATTAGTACAGTGGGATACTTGGCTTGATAAGAGTGTTGATCTTGCAAATGATGACTGGCATACGATGAAGTTACAGGTAAACAAAGGAAGTATAAAGATTACTGTAGATGAACAGCAGGCATGGCCGACTCAGCCACTTGGATATTCTGACTGGTATAAGGGTGGTTATGTAGTAATAGGCTCAAATAATGGTGGTACTCAATTTAGAAATATTCAAATCAGTGAAGTCAAAAAGCCTTCTGTACAGATTGATGGAAAAAAAGTTGAAATAAGTGATGGTAAAGTAACTCTTGGAGATGCTAAATACGGATACTTATGTGATGGAAAGATGTATGCACCAAATACAACAGTAGAAGTTGTAGATGGAATGACCTTTACATCAGTAAATGAATTGTCAGTAACCATGGCAGATGGAGCAGGAATCAGATACATAGGCAATGAAGAAGGAACAGGAGGAATCAGATTCCAGGCAAGAATTGCATCAGACAATATGGCTGCAGTAGCATCAAGTGCCATTACCGAGGGAACATTAATTACAGCAAAGGATATTAATGACGCATTTAAAGAAGAACTGACACTTACATACAGCCATGACAAGATAAATGTTAAGAACAGTGGATGGTTTAATGGGGAAATAGGAACATACTGTGGTTCTATTTGTAGAGTAAATGAATTAAACTACATCAGAGACTTTACAGCAAGAGCGTATGTAACAATAAATTATGAAAATGCAGATGCAGTAACAATTTACAGTAGCATGGGACCAGAAAGAAATATCAGCGATATTGCAAAAGAAGTTAAGAGACAGGGATATCCGGGCATTGCAGAAGAATATTGGTCCGTAATAAATTCATTTATAAAATAA
- a CDS encoding GDSL-type esterase/lipase family protein: MIKRKKRLCAVILTATLVMTGIQMPLGVQQVSAYTEDDAVEATLNDFESYYSRDLGQTENLLGTVSKEEKWNIDENGVITDTNSTWWNSGDNLWPDMSVLKYNISQYKDFTLTVDFKNHIRGDYEEDGVTKKDNWEMRYGAFVGFGIKNNGGDITGWNGDNTGIIIKPYGTNSIKLAGSFDDINSGKHESATQYDTTIDGVDIANEDWHTMKLEVKAGIIKITVDEQQAWPTQPLGYSDWYEGGYVVIGSNNGGTQFKNIKIAGDKVVLTSQEERLKEYSAYYASDLGTTGNILTSVNKTEKWYVDDDGVITDMNSTWWNSGDELWKDMSVLKYNISQYKDFTLTVDFKNHIRGDYEEDGVTKKDNWEMRYGAFVGFGIENNGSDITGWNGDNTGIIIKPYGTNSIKLAGSFDDINSGTHQSATQYDTTIDGVDIANEDWHTMKLEVKAGIIKITVDEKQAWSTQPFGYSDWYEGGYVVIGSNNGGTQFKNVQIEEYNSEEGEPTNDFSKVSSYYTEDNATSDLRLAEPTDYWTETNGSYKRKAVEDNPEAKDALYMAQLFLKDKQYYEFELEADINIGKNNWRRTIIGFGAQEGRHFRQSGGGMGIYFDGIDSPTEASVCHVGNCFNDDGVFKNWDTWGDQHYKGIDANGTVHVKMIVKDRAVTIYVDDKETPTKFSIPYWYKGGYIYLASNATGAKFSNITIKEISGTISEDTESPLYKKSSLFIGDSISYGAGADLVNPVGYSWGGIIGEKNEMDWLNVSVGGATIAESPATIIENELNAPCVESKDWDYIIVEGGINDAMKNTETGVCPLGTITPSLNNKFDKTTFAGALEALFKRLIVTYPNAKIGYIVTFNIKWEPAYDSDKYFDLAKQICDKWGIQYLNLRDNSILDNESFMENLLMDGCHPSTQGYETLSPIIEGWMKTLKTDKIDIPKDPDETTKEPVTDDITTKNPVTQETTTNKTDTPGTTTQRQVTVQKPAKAVIKKLKNTKKKSIKISLKKAVRAKKYQIQYSLNKKFKKAKIKTTTKLTYVIKNLKKGKTYYVRVRGVNGTKNGAWSRIKRVKIKK, translated from the coding sequence ATGATAAAAAGAAAGAAAAGATTGTGCGCTGTGATACTTACAGCAACGTTGGTTATGACAGGTATACAAATGCCATTAGGTGTACAGCAAGTATCAGCGTATACAGAGGATGATGCAGTAGAGGCAACATTGAATGATTTTGAATCGTATTATAGTCGTGATTTAGGACAGACAGAGAATTTGTTAGGAACAGTTTCGAAAGAAGAAAAATGGAATATTGACGAAAATGGTGTCATTACAGATACTAATAGTACATGGTGGAATTCTGGCGACAATCTCTGGCCGGATATGTCGGTACTGAAATATAATATATCTCAATACAAAGATTTTACATTAACAGTTGATTTTAAGAATCATATCCGTGGTGATTATGAAGAAGACGGAGTTACCAAAAAAGATAATTGGGAAATGAGATATGGGGCATTTGTTGGTTTTGGTATTAAGAATAATGGTGGTGATATCACAGGTTGGAATGGTGACAATACAGGAATAATTATAAAACCATATGGAACAAATTCTATAAAGTTGGCAGGAAGTTTTGATGATATTAATAGTGGAAAGCATGAGTCAGCAACACAGTATGATACAACAATTGATGGCGTTGATATTGCGAATGAAGATTGGCATACAATGAAATTAGAGGTCAAAGCGGGAATTATAAAGATTACTGTAGATGAACAGCAGGCATGGCCGACTCAGCCACTTGGATATTCTGACTGGTATGAGGGTGGTTATGTAGTAATAGGCTCAAATAATGGTGGCACACAGTTTAAGAATATAAAGATAGCGGGCGATAAAGTAGTGTTAACTTCACAGGAAGAACGACTGAAGGAGTACAGTGCTTACTACGCTTCTGATTTAGGAACAACAGGAAATATCCTTACATCTGTAAATAAAACGGAAAAATGGTATGTAGATGATGATGGTGTCATTACAGATATGAATAGTACATGGTGGAATTCTGGCGACGAGCTCTGGAAGGATATGTCGGTACTGAAATATAATATATCTCAATACAAAGATTTTACATTAACAGTTGATTTTAAGAATCATATCCGTGGTGATTATGAAGAAGACGGAGTTACCAAAAAAGATAATTGGGAAATGAGATATGGGGCATTTGTTGGTTTTGGTATTGAGAATAATGGTAGTGATATCACAGGTTGGAATGGTGACAATACAGGAATAATTATAAAACCATATGGAACAAATTCTATAAAGTTGGCAGGAAGTTTTGATGATATTAATAGTGGAACGCATCAGTCAGCAACACAGTATGATACAACAATTGATGGCGTTGATATTGCGAATGAAGATTGGCATACAATGAAATTAGAGGTCAAAGCGGGAATTATAAAGATTACTGTAGATGAAAAGCAGGCATGGTCGACTCAGCCATTTGGATATTCTGACTGGTATGAGGGTGGTTATGTAGTAATAGGCTCAAATAATGGTGGAACACAGTTCAAAAATGTTCAGATTGAGGAATATAATAGCGAGGAAGGGGAACCAACCAATGACTTTAGTAAAGTAAGCAGTTATTATACAGAAGATAATGCAACTTCTGATTTGAGATTAGCAGAGCCAACAGATTATTGGACTGAGACGAATGGAAGTTATAAGAGAAAGGCTGTAGAAGATAATCCGGAAGCAAAAGATGCGTTGTATATGGCACAGTTATTCCTTAAAGATAAGCAATATTATGAATTTGAATTGGAAGCCGACATTAATATAGGAAAGAATAACTGGAGAAGAACGATTATTGGCTTTGGAGCTCAGGAAGGAAGACATTTTCGACAATCAGGTGGTGGAATGGGTATCTATTTTGATGGTATTGATTCACCGACAGAAGCAAGCGTATGTCATGTAGGAAATTGCTTTAATGATGATGGCGTGTTCAAAAACTGGGACACATGGGGAGATCAACATTATAAAGGTATTGATGCAAATGGTACAGTTCATGTAAAAATGATAGTAAAAGACCGTGCTGTTACAATATACGTTGATGATAAGGAGACACCGACTAAGTTTTCTATTCCATATTGGTATAAAGGAGGATACATTTATCTGGCATCAAACGCTACAGGAGCAAAATTCTCTAATATAACCATTAAGGAAATCAGTGGAACAATATCAGAAGATACAGAAAGCCCATTATATAAAAAGTCTTCATTGTTCATAGGAGATTCTATCAGTTATGGAGCTGGTGCAGATCTTGTAAATCCGGTAGGATATTCCTGGGGCGGAATTATTGGTGAGAAAAATGAAATGGATTGGTTGAATGTTTCTGTAGGTGGTGCAACGATAGCAGAAAGTCCGGCGACAATTATTGAAAATGAATTAAATGCACCATGTGTAGAAAGCAAAGATTGGGATTATATTATTGTAGAAGGTGGAATAAATGATGCTATGAAAAATACTGAAACGGGAGTTTGTCCATTAGGAACAATAACCCCATCTTTAAATAATAAGTTTGATAAGACAACCTTTGCAGGAGCACTCGAGGCACTATTTAAAAGATTGATTGTTACATATCCAAATGCTAAAATAGGATATATTGTGACATTTAATATTAAATGGGAACCGGCATATGATTCTGACAAGTATTTTGATTTAGCAAAGCAGATTTGTGATAAGTGGGGAATTCAGTACCTGAACCTCAGAGATAACAGCATTTTAGACAATGAATCTTTCATGGAGAATCTTTTGATGGATGGCTGTCATCCAAGTACACAGGGATATGAAACTTTATCTCCGATTATTGAAGGATGGATGAAGACATTAAAAACAGATAAGATAGATATTCCAAAAGATCCGGACGAAACAACGAAAGAACCGGTAACAGATGATATAACAACAAAAAATCCTGTAACACAGGAAACTACAACGAATAAGACAGATACTCCGGGTACGACAACACAGAGACAGGTAACGGTTCAGAAACCTGCAAAAGCTGTAATAAAGAAATTGAAAAATACAAAGAAAAAATCAATTAAAATATCTTTAAAGAAAGCAGTACGTGCTAAAAAGTATCAGATTCAGTATTCGTTGAATAAAAAGTTTAAAAAAGCAAAAATAAAAACTACAACAAAACTTACCTACGTAATTAAGAATTTGAAAAAAGGAAAAACTTATTATGTAAGAGTAAGAGGAGTTAATGGAACGAAAAACGGAGCGTGGAGTAGAATTAAGAGAGTTAAGATAAAAAAATAA
- a CDS encoding family 16 glycoside hydrolase, which produces MDGERRKLGTDWYKLKIEVCDGTIKYFYKVKKSGKWSPWLNAWLEDAFTYDKWYDGGYIFLASNHAGTQFRNLKVKEIKRKNSILDDFEPYYTAGCDKQKPKATRMSYYWKADKNGVITRKGMDLTDNLKECNDGNPYPNMAILYSKKIYKDFTMNLEYKNPAGDRGGAWIGFDGEKGKTWTDKNSGTMWCTCGTNGIKMAGTFTAYNGVKWDSALWDYWLDKADFNARWIKAKLVVKNGEIKYYIKIKGKWKLTWDTADYANPLYYTDWYDGGRIFLAANELGVQYRNIKIKEEKSTNDFSRFNSYYSKCVENQPLVKVDPGKYWYEDKGVLIRKNEELGEFQGKEWNLSNYQQNKMAYMFLNGNYVYSDNWQLDVDVTLGNSAWKRFYIGYGATDTVTWRKPNGGTVFWTDDNGGVCMEGNYASNEQIYGDTAESIKNFEKNKAHHYRIVAKAGVVHLYIDGIQVKEYVQQKYQKGGRVFFASNSVNTTFSNISIKTLESDFSQSSWSGYKEYYSSDITKNALTKVQEGTNWAIEDGVIRRKAQEPGMDDCRNYLDMAYLYLNDKKYTNFKLELDYKNGNSGWHRAPIGFGAKMGRHFMEEGGGITALVQPDGYVHFDGNNQSDGAFEEHVFWPVYDEKGNDVSTLKPYDETKWHHMVMEVADGYVTVTVDGFKYVYEMALPSYYNGGYIYLAANSVWAEYKNIKIEDYSEMYNSDDKGWIPKREDIEYDFEYREKEENNSIWSWIYKEL; this is translated from the coding sequence TTGGATGGAGAACGTAGAAAACTGGGCACTGATTGGTATAAATTAAAGATAGAAGTGTGCGATGGGACAATAAAATATTTTTATAAAGTTAAAAAAAGCGGGAAATGGAGTCCGTGGCTGAATGCATGGTTAGAGGATGCGTTTACATATGATAAATGGTATGATGGCGGATACATATTCCTGGCAAGTAATCATGCGGGAACACAGTTTAGAAATTTAAAAGTTAAAGAAATAAAGAGGAAAAACTCTATATTGGATGATTTTGAGCCGTATTACACAGCAGGATGCGATAAGCAAAAACCGAAAGCAACTCGCATGTCTTATTATTGGAAAGCTGATAAGAATGGTGTCATTACAAGAAAAGGTATGGATTTGACAGACAATCTGAAAGAATGTAATGATGGAAACCCATATCCGAACATGGCTATTCTTTACAGTAAGAAAATTTATAAAGATTTTACTATGAATCTTGAGTATAAAAATCCAGCTGGAGACCGTGGTGGCGCATGGATAGGATTTGACGGAGAAAAAGGTAAGACTTGGACAGACAAAAATAGTGGAACCATGTGGTGCACTTGTGGAACGAATGGAATTAAGATGGCAGGTACATTTACCGCTTATAATGGAGTTAAGTGGGATAGTGCATTATGGGACTACTGGCTTGACAAGGCTGATTTTAATGCCCGCTGGATTAAAGCAAAGTTAGTAGTTAAAAATGGCGAGATTAAGTATTATATAAAAATCAAAGGTAAATGGAAGTTGACATGGGATACTGCAGACTATGCAAATCCACTCTATTATACTGATTGGTATGATGGTGGAAGGATTTTCTTAGCTGCAAACGAATTAGGCGTTCAGTATAGAAACATCAAAATAAAAGAAGAAAAATCAACCAATGATTTTTCAAGATTTAATTCATATTATTCAAAGTGTGTTGAAAATCAGCCGTTGGTAAAGGTTGACCCGGGTAAGTATTGGTATGAAGATAAAGGTGTTTTGATTAGAAAGAATGAGGAATTAGGAGAGTTTCAAGGAAAAGAATGGAATTTAAGTAATTACCAGCAGAACAAAATGGCATACATGTTTCTTAATGGCAACTATGTGTATAGCGATAACTGGCAGTTAGATGTAGATGTTACATTAGGAAATAGTGCATGGAAACGATTCTATATAGGTTATGGTGCCACAGATACTGTTACCTGGCGTAAGCCGAATGGAGGTACAGTATTTTGGACAGATGATAATGGCGGAGTCTGTATGGAAGGTAATTATGCCAGCAATGAACAAATATATGGAGACACAGCAGAAAGTATAAAAAATTTTGAAAAGAATAAAGCACATCATTATAGGATTGTAGCAAAAGCAGGTGTTGTGCATCTTTATATAGATGGAATTCAAGTAAAAGAATATGTTCAGCAGAAGTATCAGAAAGGCGGACGGGTATTTTTTGCGAGTAATTCAGTAAACACTACATTTTCAAATATCAGTATTAAAACGCTTGAATCGGATTTCTCCCAGTCATCATGGTCGGGATATAAAGAATATTACTCATCAGATATTACGAAGAATGCATTAACTAAGGTTCAGGAAGGAACAAACTGGGCAATAGAAGATGGTGTTATCAGACGTAAAGCACAGGAGCCGGGAATGGATGATTGTAGAAATTATCTGGATATGGCATATTTATATTTAAATGATAAGAAATATACAAATTTCAAGTTGGAACTGGATTATAAAAATGGTAATTCCGGATGGCATAGAGCACCGATAGGTTTTGGAGCAAAAATGGGCAGACATTTTATGGAAGAAGGTGGAGGAATTACTGCATTAGTACAGCCGGATGGATATGTGCATTTTGACGGAAACAATCAGAGTGATGGCGCATTTGAGGAACATGTATTTTGGCCGGTTTATGACGAAAAGGGAAATGATGTTTCAACATTAAAGCCGTATGATGAGACAAAATGGCATCATATGGTAATGGAGGTTGCAGATGGATATGTGACAGTAACAGTCGATGGATTTAAGTATGTGTATGAGATGGCACTTCCGTCATATTATAATGGAGGATATATTTATCTTGCGGCGAATTCTGTCTGGGCAGAATATAAAAATATTAAAATTGAAGATTATTCCGAGATGTATAATTCAGATGATAAGGGATGGATACCAAAACGTGAAGATATCGAATATGATTTTGAATACAGAGAAAAGGAAGAAAATAATTCAATATGGTCATGGATTTATAAAGAATTATAA
- a CDS encoding TIM-barrel domain-containing protein: MRKSNKIIALVLSIILTVSMSATVFAATKAKPNEWDSFGTSAEGPKYPQIRGEYRTVDSLVGIKKKQKEFILEVKVDGKTEKLHLTFPSTGGFRLTGSHKGYFAPKDVQDITYQKNDKTMIQMRAEDGTAVSFKKEGSGFRLSVFNKENRKLFDISPEQIAFSFENSEIKKVRLELPLASEESIYGTGERFNELDQTGKRLLMWNVDAGYNNATGALNAEKWRGYKNVPIIYSNRGYTLFFNSFYSGRLDIGYTNSKKCTMEFQGPDFDFFVWTGTPKENISGYTSLTGTSIVLPKWGYRYMAGGHSKFWETYGGSTIGSILKMQQGFKNIGTPDIAAVYVESADITDAKIYNALKKTGTKLLTWNSPDYNIDTMKGYLPGVDTKKLPITKSVNNPLADVGCFIDFTDPMSKTMLNNRIGNYGKLGWAGGLVDFGELIPLRALFRGNGSTGAEMHNMFPYWETKVYNEVLKEKTIDGSVTFSRAGCAGAQSYSAFFNGDQASGMNGMKMQLISGLSDSASGFTMWGADLGGLDGSLSNEVYARAVEFSAFQPIMRAHGQTSRFPWDYGKTGEKTYLKYYWLRENLLNTIYSAAIKSNKKGTPVATPLTMEYPNEAKYDGLYTTYLFCDDFLVSPVLEEQAYLNDVAFPKGTWYGLYNGEKIEGGKTKQVEAPIDEIPVYLKAGATVPVTVSDSLNLSDSMQDVDKAEALLVTIPDEERENIFYKDENTCAKYVSTRVDENTFEVKADSGNETTAVILKGSAAYSVELDGEKLECLDNKPNSKGEKGYFCENNEQTIINLGKKDWKKIKISLGKIQTKNVLKDAKVSDKKLAATIDGDYNSKYVLSNKAGTEDLIYELKEKNEIQNIKVKWTAQYSEKYKVSVSENGKEWKEVLSEEEGIGGIKEIPLKGTIAKYIKIHDVEKKTGSVPTLYEVEAYGVQATTSIWIYAIIIVLICIVIVLMIVTLKVLRRKKHEDIVSRR; the protein is encoded by the coding sequence ATGAGAAAAAGTAATAAAATTATTGCATTAGTGCTTTCGATTATTTTGACAGTAAGTATGTCTGCTACAGTTTTTGCTGCTACCAAAGCAAAACCGAACGAGTGGGATTCCTTTGGAACAAGTGCAGAAGGTCCTAAGTACCCACAGATTCGTGGAGAGTATAGAACAGTTGACAGTTTAGTTGGAATTAAAAAGAAGCAGAAAGAATTTATTTTAGAAGTGAAGGTAGATGGAAAAACAGAAAAATTACATTTGACATTTCCTTCTACCGGAGGATTTCGGTTGACAGGAAGCCATAAAGGATATTTTGCTCCGAAAGATGTTCAGGATATAACATATCAAAAGAATGATAAAACAATGATTCAGATGAGAGCAGAAGATGGAACAGCAGTGAGCTTTAAGAAGGAGGGGAGTGGCTTTCGATTAAGTGTTTTCAACAAGGAAAACAGAAAGCTGTTTGATATTTCTCCGGAGCAGATAGCATTTTCTTTTGAGAATAGCGAGATTAAAAAAGTGCGGCTGGAATTGCCATTAGCAAGTGAAGAATCTATATACGGTACAGGAGAACGTTTTAATGAATTAGATCAGACTGGAAAAAGACTTCTCATGTGGAATGTTGATGCAGGGTATAACAATGCAACAGGAGCACTCAATGCAGAAAAATGGCGAGGATATAAAAATGTTCCTATCATATATAGCAATAGAGGATATACTTTGTTTTTTAATTCGTTTTACAGTGGCAGGCTGGATATAGGATATACTAACAGTAAAAAATGTACGATGGAATTTCAGGGTCCTGATTTTGATTTTTTTGTATGGACAGGGACTCCAAAAGAAAATATTTCGGGTTACACAAGTCTTACGGGAACATCAATTGTTCTCCCTAAGTGGGGATACCGATATATGGCGGGAGGTCATTCAAAATTTTGGGAGACATATGGTGGTTCGACAATCGGTTCTATTTTGAAAATGCAGCAAGGCTTTAAAAATATAGGCACTCCTGATATAGCAGCAGTATATGTAGAATCGGCCGATATAACAGATGCAAAAATTTATAATGCACTTAAGAAAACAGGAACAAAACTGCTTACCTGGAATTCTCCAGACTATAATATAGATACAATGAAGGGATATCTGCCGGGAGTTGATACGAAGAAATTACCGATAACAAAATCGGTAAATAATCCGTTAGCAGATGTTGGATGTTTTATAGATTTTACAGATCCTATGTCAAAAACAATGCTGAATAATCGTATTGGAAATTATGGAAAATTAGGCTGGGCAGGCGGATTAGTAGACTTTGGCGAATTAATTCCATTAAGAGCTTTATTTAGAGGAAATGGAAGCACTGGAGCAGAAATGCATAATATGTTTCCTTATTGGGAAACAAAAGTATATAACGAAGTGTTAAAAGAGAAAACAATAGATGGTAGTGTGACTTTTTCAAGAGCCGGATGTGCAGGAGCGCAAAGTTATTCGGCATTCTTTAATGGAGATCAGGCCAGTGGAATGAATGGCATGAAAATGCAGTTGATATCTGGTTTATCAGATAGTGCCAGTGGATTTACGATGTGGGGAGCAGATTTAGGAGGACTTGATGGCAGTCTGAGTAATGAAGTGTACGCAAGAGCAGTTGAATTTTCTGCTTTTCAGCCAATAATGAGAGCACACGGACAAACAAGCAGATTTCCGTGGGATTATGGAAAAACAGGTGAAAAGACATATCTGAAATATTATTGGTTAAGAGAAAATTTGCTTAATACTATATATAGTGCAGCAATTAAGTCTAATAAAAAGGGAACACCGGTAGCAACACCACTCACTATGGAGTATCCTAATGAGGCAAAATATGATGGATTATATACTACCTATTTATTCTGTGATGATTTTTTGGTGAGCCCAGTATTGGAAGAACAGGCATATTTAAATGATGTGGCTTTTCCGAAAGGAACATGGTATGGACTTTATAATGGAGAAAAAATCGAAGGTGGGAAGACAAAACAGGTAGAAGCTCCGATAGATGAAATACCTGTGTATCTAAAAGCAGGAGCAACAGTGCCAGTCACAGTGTCAGACAGCCTGAATCTTTCAGACAGTATGCAGGACGTGGATAAAGCTGAAGCACTGCTGGTTACAATTCCGGATGAAGAGAGAGAGAACATATTTTATAAAGATGAGAATACTTGTGCTAAATACGTGAGTACACGGGTAGATGAAAATACTTTTGAAGTAAAGGCAGACTCAGGAAATGAAACGACTGCTGTGATATTAAAGGGAAGTGCAGCATATTCGGTTGAATTAGATGGTGAGAAATTAGAGTGTCTGGATAATAAACCAAATTCCAAAGGTGAGAAGGGTTATTTTTGTGAAAATAATGAACAGACCATTATTAATCTTGGTAAAAAAGATTGGAAAAAAATTAAAATAAGTCTTGGAAAAATTCAAACCAAAAATGTCCTTAAGGATGCAAAGGTAAGTGATAAAAAATTAGCAGCAACAATTGATGGTGACTATAATTCAAAGTATGTTCTGAGTAATAAAGCAGGAACAGAGGATTTGATTTATGAATTAAAGGAAAAGAATGAAATTCAAAACATTAAAGTGAAATGGACTGCTCAGTATTCAGAAAAATACAAAGTATCTGTATCTGAAAATGGAAAAGAGTGGAAAGAGGTT